From Paenibacillus polymyxa, the proteins below share one genomic window:
- a CDS encoding AI-2E family transporter, whose amino-acid sequence MVRNWMNHAGVRRAAVLAIIVLLLFMLRSMMNIILLTLLLTILIGSIYNGVNKLIKRFANVPPMIVLLLVYGLLILIIVWGVYRMVPLISVQVKQVYLMIQQAYMYPDRNQWNETIIEFMDTLNVQRLFEPGWNAVMKISQLGTQLLVSIILSLFFLMEKSYITRFTATFVDSKLGWFFKEVGHFGRMFLGTFGKVLEAQLLISLINCILTTTALWIMGFPNLLGLALIIFLLGLVPVAGVFISLIPLGLIAFSVGGINYVIYLVILIVVIHAIEAYFLNPKLMSSKTNLPIFFTFVVLIFSEHLIGVWGLIVGIPLFVFFLDLIGVQRKQEKDT is encoded by the coding sequence ATGGTAAGAAACTGGATGAATCATGCGGGCGTCAGGCGGGCAGCCGTCCTTGCGATAATCGTTTTACTGCTCTTCATGTTAAGAAGCATGATGAATATTATTTTGTTAACACTGCTGCTTACGATTTTGATTGGCAGCATATATAACGGTGTGAATAAGCTGATCAAGCGGTTCGCCAATGTACCGCCTATGATCGTGCTGCTACTGGTATACGGGTTGCTGATTCTGATTATCGTGTGGGGAGTTTACCGAATGGTGCCGCTAATCAGCGTACAGGTCAAGCAGGTATATCTCATGATTCAGCAAGCCTACATGTATCCTGATCGTAACCAATGGAACGAAACGATTATTGAATTTATGGACACGCTCAATGTTCAGCGGTTATTTGAGCCTGGCTGGAATGCGGTAATGAAAATTAGCCAACTGGGAACACAACTGCTGGTATCAATTATTTTGAGCTTGTTCTTCCTGATGGAAAAATCCTATATTACACGCTTTACAGCTACATTTGTGGATAGTAAGCTGGGTTGGTTCTTCAAGGAAGTAGGCCATTTTGGACGCATGTTTCTGGGTACATTCGGGAAGGTGCTGGAAGCCCAATTATTGATTTCACTCATCAACTGTATATTGACGACGACGGCTCTTTGGATTATGGGTTTTCCCAATCTGCTTGGTCTCGCGCTCATTATATTCTTGTTGGGGTTGGTGCCAGTGGCGGGTGTATTCATTTCCCTGATCCCGCTCGGTCTGATTGCTTTTAGCGTCGGGGGAATCAATTATGTGATTTACTTGGTTATTCTAATCGTAGTTATTCATGCGATTGAAGCCTATTTCCTGAACCCGAAGCTGATGTCATCCAAAACTAATTTACCGATCTTCTTTACCTTTGTTGTATTGATCTTCTCTGAGCATCTGATTGGGGTGTGGGGCTTGATTGTAGGTATTCCGTTGTTTGTTTTCTTCCTTGACCTGATCGGGGTACAACGCAAGCAAGAGAAGGATACCTAA
- a CDS encoding NADPH-dependent FMN reductase, with the protein MRWMRQKIKVLAISGSLRQKSSNTALMKATIGLSSKNISFIVYDGLGDLPHFNPDLDVEEGPASVRELREQLKQADGVLICTPEYGNGVPGALKNALDWLVSSGEFVNKPTAVISASPSPMGGNLAHASLLLTLQMINAEIVENGKVIIPHITLKLNQEGIITNADTRQELETLLQGLEQACRGQA; encoded by the coding sequence ATGAGATGGATGAGACAAAAGATTAAGGTATTGGCTATATCGGGGAGCCTTCGTCAAAAGTCTTCCAACACCGCGCTTATGAAGGCTACTATTGGATTGTCTTCTAAAAATATATCATTCATAGTTTATGATGGATTGGGGGATCTGCCCCATTTTAATCCTGACTTGGATGTAGAGGAGGGGCCAGCTTCCGTAAGAGAGCTACGGGAGCAATTGAAACAAGCCGATGGAGTGCTGATCTGTACGCCGGAATATGGGAATGGTGTGCCGGGTGCTTTGAAAAATGCCTTGGACTGGCTCGTATCTTCAGGTGAATTTGTAAATAAGCCTACAGCGGTCATTAGCGCTTCGCCGTCCCCTATGGGCGGTAACCTGGCTCATGCTTCGCTGCTGCTCACATTGCAAATGATCAATGCAGAGATTGTGGAAAATGGAAAGGTCATTATTCCGCATATCACATTGAAGCTGAATCAAGAGGGCATCATTACAAACGCTGATACTAGACAGGAGCTGGAAACATTACTTCAAGGGCTTGAGCAAGCATGCAGAGGACAGGCATAG
- a CDS encoding ketopantoate reductase family protein yields MRFLVVGAGAIGGYFGGRLVQKGEDVTFLVRPSKKLHLAENGLTIQSVHGDFQTPIQAITYGEAAEPFDCIILAVKAYHLPLLQPDLAPYVGKDTMILPLLNGYEHFKSLREYFGAEKVLGGLCYIETTLNHKGSIVQTSPFHRIVFGEWDGANSERTQLLCSHLDHAGFTVTHSHDIQREIWQKYIFIASMSGITTLMGSSVGAILATPESRAIYERLLHEIVTLARNADMPIHSEMEAHTLKTMDSLKPEMMSSMQRDMQKNLPVEASHLHGALLALASGSNVSYPILETVYARLKVYESLLNTSNI; encoded by the coding sequence ATGCGGTTTCTAGTTGTGGGTGCAGGAGCTATTGGAGGATATTTTGGGGGACGCCTGGTTCAAAAGGGGGAAGATGTAACCTTTCTCGTGCGCCCTTCCAAAAAGCTTCATTTGGCAGAAAACGGTCTGACGATTCAAAGTGTGCACGGAGATTTTCAGACACCGATCCAGGCTATTACCTACGGTGAAGCTGCTGAGCCATTTGACTGTATTATTCTCGCGGTCAAAGCGTACCATCTGCCTCTATTGCAGCCCGACCTTGCGCCTTATGTCGGCAAAGATACCATGATTCTTCCTTTACTTAACGGTTATGAACATTTTAAATCTTTGCGCGAATATTTCGGAGCTGAAAAAGTGCTGGGTGGGCTTTGTTATATCGAAACGACGTTAAATCATAAAGGCTCTATCGTTCAGACAAGCCCGTTCCATCGCATTGTTTTTGGGGAATGGGATGGAGCAAATTCAGAGCGTACGCAACTATTATGTAGCCATCTTGATCATGCAGGCTTCACCGTCACACACAGTCATGACATTCAGCGTGAAATTTGGCAGAAGTATATATTTATTGCCAGCATGAGCGGAATCACAACCCTCATGGGTAGCTCCGTCGGAGCTATACTCGCCACGCCCGAATCGCGTGCAATCTATGAAAGGCTACTGCATGAGATCGTCACACTCGCACGCAACGCCGATATGCCTATTCATTCAGAAATGGAAGCACATACACTAAAAACGATGGATTCCTTAAAGCCTGAGATGATGTCTTCCATGCAACGTGATATGCAGAAAAATCTACCGGTTGAAGCAAGTCATCTGCACGGTGCACTTCTGGCATTGGCTTCTGGCAGTAATGTCTCATATCCGATACTTGAAACGGTGTATGCCCGATTAAAGGTCTATGAGAGCTTATTGAACACCTCTAACATTTAG
- a CDS encoding response regulator transcription factor, with translation MNKRVLLVEDEIRIREVIADYFKQNNWEVYEAGNGKDALLWFDSVQPELIILDIMMPELDGWEVCRQVRSHSGVPIILLTAKSGDDDKILGFELGADDYVTKPFSPKVLIARANALMKRVEGHVQPESHILRFGSAMLNTMAHRLEVDQAEVELTPKEYELLRLLIHNKGIVVSREAILNRVWGIDFEGDTRVVDTHIKKLRSKLGRESRHIRTVFGTGYRFEEEE, from the coding sequence TTGAATAAAAGAGTTCTTCTCGTGGAGGATGAAATACGTATTCGTGAAGTGATTGCGGATTATTTTAAACAAAATAATTGGGAAGTCTATGAAGCAGGCAATGGAAAAGATGCACTCCTCTGGTTTGATTCGGTGCAGCCGGAACTCATTATACTCGATATTATGATGCCTGAGCTGGATGGTTGGGAAGTATGCCGTCAGGTACGCAGCCATTCAGGTGTACCGATTATTTTGCTGACGGCCAAATCCGGTGATGATGATAAAATATTGGGCTTTGAGCTGGGGGCAGATGACTACGTGACCAAGCCTTTCAGCCCCAAGGTGCTGATTGCCCGCGCGAACGCGCTGATGAAACGGGTAGAGGGACATGTGCAGCCCGAGTCGCATATTTTGCGGTTCGGCAGTGCTATGCTCAACACGATGGCTCATCGGCTTGAAGTGGATCAGGCGGAAGTTGAGCTGACGCCCAAGGAGTATGAGCTGCTGCGGCTGCTTATACATAACAAAGGCATAGTTGTTTCACGAGAGGCGATACTGAACCGGGTGTGGGGTATCGACTTTGAAGGGGACACACGAGTTGTTGATACGCATATCAAAAAGCTGAGAAGTAAGCTGGGCCGTGAATCACGCCATATCCGCACGGTTTTTGGTACAGGCTACAGGTTCGAGGAGGAAGAATGA
- a CDS encoding nitroreductase family protein, whose protein sequence is MSELVNVIQERRSASKFIPDVTIDAKELEEIFQLVKFAPSAFNLQHARYIVVQDAEIKQRLHDEASKQYKILTASATIVVLGDTEAYTKVADLNEGFLNLGVLSKQEYDSTVESVTQFYRERGPVFQREEAIRNASLSAMQFMLIAKDKGWDTCPMIGFDPAKVQEVLNIPEQFVPVMMITLGKEDESGQRARGYRKPVGQFVSYNGF, encoded by the coding sequence ATGAGCGAACTGGTGAATGTTATTCAAGAGAGAAGATCGGCTTCTAAATTTATTCCTGATGTTACTATAGATGCAAAAGAACTGGAAGAGATATTTCAGCTGGTGAAGTTTGCTCCATCGGCTTTTAATTTACAGCATGCGCGTTATATCGTAGTGCAGGATGCAGAGATCAAACAAAGGCTGCATGATGAGGCAAGTAAGCAGTATAAAATATTAACCGCTTCGGCCACTATTGTAGTGCTGGGTGATACAGAGGCTTATACCAAGGTAGCTGACCTCAACGAAGGGTTCCTGAATTTGGGTGTTCTGAGCAAGCAGGAATATGATAGCACCGTAGAATCAGTAACTCAGTTTTATCGCGAGCGAGGACCTGTCTTCCAGAGGGAAGAAGCGATTCGTAATGCCAGCCTGTCGGCTATGCAATTTATGTTGATTGCCAAGGACAAAGGCTGGGATACTTGCCCAATGATCGGTTTTGACCCGGCGAAGGTGCAGGAAGTATTGAATATCCCCGAGCAATTTGTGCCTGTGATGATGATCACCTTGGGGAAAGAGGACGAATCGGGGCAACGGGCAAGAGGATATCGCAAGCCGGTTGGACAGTTTGTTAGCTACAATGGATTTTGA
- a CDS encoding EamA family transporter, which yields MWFAYAVGAAFFFGLRGILYQWTSQRTINRDLMFIGVYISSAILVLIINLFVNQIWSNEVWFGVLMGVFSFLANTFLYKGYAVGRASVIAFFSGLTPVIVVLLAALLWAEKLSPVQLVGFCIIILSLLIIRYKRDLQEGTYQGWQFGLLAIIFYSFTDLSSKQALLNGVSILPLLTLMFATSSILFSGAFLINFSGQRPFSIQVGINKQREIVNRWTLSKTLCLGIGVGLVNVLAMVLKLAAFNNGVTGVVSAIIALSVVVVLLYARFYLKESMSRTEMCGVIIAIIGIIVVKWM from the coding sequence ATGTGGTTTGCATACGCAGTAGGGGCTGCTTTTTTCTTTGGCTTACGAGGCATTCTTTACCAATGGACTTCTCAACGAACAATTAATCGAGATCTAATGTTTATTGGTGTATATATCTCTAGTGCAATTTTAGTTTTAATCATAAACTTATTTGTTAATCAAATATGGAGTAACGAAGTTTGGTTTGGTGTTTTAATGGGCGTCTTCTCTTTTTTGGCCAACACATTTCTGTATAAGGGATATGCTGTGGGGAGGGCTTCAGTCATTGCATTTTTTTCTGGATTGACGCCTGTAATTGTTGTCCTTTTAGCTGCATTACTTTGGGCAGAAAAGCTGAGTCCCGTGCAATTGGTTGGATTCTGTATCATAATCCTTTCTCTGCTCATCATCAGATATAAAAGAGATCTACAGGAAGGTACGTATCAAGGCTGGCAGTTTGGTTTATTGGCGATCATTTTTTATAGCTTTACGGACTTATCATCAAAACAAGCTTTACTAAATGGTGTTTCTATCCTACCACTCCTAACATTGATGTTTGCAACAAGCAGTATATTATTTTCTGGAGCTTTCCTAATTAATTTTAGTGGACAAAGACCTTTTTCAATTCAAGTAGGAATTAATAAACAAAGAGAAATTGTGAACCGTTGGACCCTTTCTAAAACCTTATGCTTAGGAATAGGAGTTGGTCTTGTAAATGTTTTAGCCATGGTACTTAAACTTGCTGCTTTTAATAATGGGGTTACCGGGGTTGTTTCTGCAATTATCGCCTTGAGTGTTGTTGTAGTATTGCTATATGCTCGTTTCTATCTGAAAGAATCAATGAGTAGAACGGAAATGTGCGGTGTAATCATAGCTATAATCGGAATCATAGTTGTAAAATGGATGTGA
- the pssA gene encoding CDP-diacylglycerol--serine O-phosphatidyltransferase: MKWNWLPSLCTLANLGAGVLSLYFTIHEQYMTAFTLVVVAALWDVLDGLLARLLHCSSDFGKQLDSLADVVSFGVAPAFLILQYKLGDTHWIGPLVAVLFVICGAVRLARFNLMAFSKGFVGMPITAAGVVLSFMFLWSEHLKPGLLLALMVVLSFLMVSRIPFPSFKK, encoded by the coding sequence ATGAAATGGAATTGGTTGCCCTCACTTTGCACGCTTGCAAACCTGGGGGCAGGGGTGTTATCCCTGTACTTCACGATTCATGAGCAATATATGACCGCCTTTACCCTCGTGGTAGTGGCTGCTTTATGGGATGTACTGGACGGTTTGCTGGCAAGGCTGCTGCATTGCTCCAGTGATTTTGGCAAGCAACTTGATTCACTGGCGGATGTGGTCTCATTTGGTGTTGCTCCTGCTTTTCTAATCTTGCAGTACAAGCTGGGGGATACCCACTGGATAGGACCGCTTGTAGCCGTGTTGTTTGTGATATGCGGTGCGGTAAGGTTGGCGAGATTCAACCTGATGGCTTTTAGCAAAGGCTTTGTGGGCATGCCCATTACAGCTGCGGGTGTGGTTTTGTCCTTTATGTTTTTATGGAGTGAGCATTTGAAGCCGGGGTTGTTGCTGGCACTCATGGTGGTGCTGTCGTTCCTGATGGTTAGCCGTATTCCCTTCCCGTCCTTCAAAAAATAA
- a CDS encoding DedA family protein — MEWAISMITQYGYIAIFALLALGIIGLPVPDEIIMVFVGYLSSIMVLNYSVSILVSFIGAMTGMMISYTLGKKLGQPLVDKHGKWVGLTPKRFAKVKGWFARFGLWTILFGYFIPGVRHATSYLSGISAMPVRKYMLVASAGSLVWTLIFISIGYIAGANINFH, encoded by the coding sequence ATGGAATGGGCCATCAGCATGATTACACAATACGGATATATTGCTATTTTTGCACTGCTTGCCCTTGGAATTATAGGGCTACCCGTTCCTGATGAAATTATTATGGTGTTTGTCGGCTACCTATCCTCTATCATGGTACTGAATTATTCCGTGTCTATATTAGTCAGTTTCATTGGGGCGATGACAGGGATGATGATCAGCTACACGTTAGGCAAAAAGCTGGGTCAGCCGCTGGTAGATAAGCACGGCAAGTGGGTGGGACTGACACCAAAGCGGTTTGCAAAGGTAAAAGGGTGGTTTGCGCGCTTTGGATTGTGGACCATTTTGTTCGGCTATTTTATTCCAGGAGTCAGACATGCGACAAGCTATTTGTCGGGGATTAGCGCGATGCCTGTACGAAAATATATGCTGGTGGCCAGCGCCGGTTCTCTGGTATGGACACTGATCTTTATCTCCATTGGTTACATTGCCGGGGCCAATATAAACTTTCATTAA
- a CDS encoding sensor histidine kinase gives MNKRGVTFKLFIMTVVFFLCFYGMVILSQLLFFENFYQKQKIGRVESRLQSFGQSYVQEAWGSGRVSREAARFMLQNKNQLAIVTLDGKVKLDDAFHINLRKADGKIVKISLSLFMSEYGDELRAARIQPGDTVTVEGEVLGTDGISSAYLIYPSGIQKLGFKNIGSISDETSTDDSVRLSGTVTEIVLPDLKTWSQRQGLLYSALEEWFPLSQDHLEKLKNFEVLEEEWTEPWTGVRNAVIVHPVRQSTGEIDLLFTVTSLQEISETNEALRWFYLYLGIGGFALILILSLFYSRMVTRPLITLNNTAKRMAKLDFTAHTPIRQNDELGSLSYSMYTLSQNLDTALRELQEANQQLVEDMEQKQRMEAVQQDFFANASHELKTPLSIIKGFAEGLQDGVSAGKQDHYMKVIVEEADKMERLVKDMLDLAKLESGTLKLRKTTFILSELVEEVVDKLFHLLKEKQLEVVIIPANELPIHADIGWMEQVIINFVVNAIRHAEEGSSITIRIEGSGEVNTFSIENKGETIPDDQLELIWNRFYRAELSRSRQTGGTGLGLSIVKRILDLHEFRYMAENTKDGVRFVVIFGG, from the coding sequence ATGAACAAACGGGGAGTTACCTTTAAGTTGTTCATTATGACGGTTGTGTTTTTCCTGTGTTTTTACGGAATGGTGATTTTAAGTCAATTGCTGTTTTTTGAAAATTTTTATCAGAAACAGAAGATTGGGCGTGTGGAAAGCCGTTTGCAAAGCTTCGGTCAAAGTTATGTCCAGGAGGCTTGGGGATCGGGAAGGGTTTCGCGTGAGGCAGCTCGTTTTATGCTCCAGAATAAAAACCAGCTGGCGATTGTAACGCTGGACGGCAAAGTAAAGCTGGATGATGCGTTTCATATCAATCTCAGAAAAGCAGATGGTAAAATCGTTAAAATATCGTTGTCTCTGTTTATGAGCGAATACGGAGATGAACTGAGAGCTGCCCGGATTCAGCCTGGTGACACGGTGACCGTTGAAGGTGAGGTGTTGGGAACTGACGGCATCTCCTCTGCCTATTTAATTTATCCATCAGGCATACAGAAGCTTGGTTTCAAAAATATAGGATCAATTTCAGATGAGACAAGCACAGATGACAGTGTAAGACTGTCCGGTACGGTGACAGAGATTGTGCTGCCGGATCTGAAAACATGGAGTCAGCGCCAAGGTCTGCTGTATAGTGCGCTGGAGGAATGGTTTCCTTTATCCCAGGATCATCTGGAGAAACTTAAAAATTTCGAGGTCTTGGAGGAAGAGTGGACGGAACCTTGGACAGGGGTACGAAATGCCGTTATCGTCCATCCTGTTCGTCAGAGCACAGGCGAGATCGACCTTTTGTTCACTGTGACATCGTTGCAGGAAATCAGTGAGACGAATGAGGCTCTACGCTGGTTTTATCTGTATCTGGGGATCGGCGGATTTGCACTTATTCTGATTTTGTCCCTGTTCTATTCCCGAATGGTAACCCGCCCGCTTATTACTTTGAATAATACCGCCAAGCGGATGGCCAAGCTCGATTTTACAGCCCATACGCCAATCCGGCAGAATGATGAGCTGGGTAGCCTGTCCTACAGCATGTATACCCTGTCCCAGAACCTGGACACAGCTTTGCGTGAGCTTCAGGAGGCCAATCAGCAATTGGTCGAGGACATGGAACAGAAGCAGAGAATGGAGGCTGTACAACAAGACTTTTTTGCCAATGCTTCTCATGAGCTGAAAACCCCGCTAAGTATTATCAAAGGGTTTGCAGAAGGACTGCAAGATGGAGTCAGCGCCGGGAAGCAGGACCATTATATGAAAGTCATTGTAGAGGAAGCGGACAAAATGGAGCGATTGGTCAAGGATATGCTGGACCTTGCCAAATTGGAATCTGGAACCCTCAAGCTTCGCAAAACGACCTTTATTTTGAGCGAGCTGGTGGAGGAGGTTGTGGATAAGCTATTCCATCTGTTGAAGGAGAAGCAGCTGGAAGTGGTCATTATTCCTGCCAATGAGCTGCCGATTCATGCCGATATAGGATGGATGGAACAGGTGATTATCAACTTTGTTGTCAACGCCATACGGCATGCCGAGGAAGGAAGCTCGATCACGATTCGTATCGAAGGCTCTGGGGAAGTCAATACGTTTTCCATTGAAAATAAGGGGGAGACCATCCCAGACGATCAGTTGGAGCTGATATGGAATCGTTTTTACCGGGCCGAGCTCTCCCGCAGCCGCCAGACAGGTGGGACAGGACTCGGGCTATCGATCGTTAAACGAATTCTGGATTTACACGAATTCCGCTATATGGCGGAGAATACCAAGGACGGCGTCCGTTTTGTCGTTATATTCGGAGGCTAG
- a CDS encoding MmcQ/YjbR family DNA-binding protein: protein MFEQIVAYGLSQKEAVKDYPFGADPLVLKVGGKMFALLTAKDGISHVSLKCDPVIAENLRQQNKAIKPGYHLNKKHWNTVEVDNSFPLEDLYSMIDHSYELVFKSLTKAQREAITMRIRATDL from the coding sequence GTGTTTGAGCAAATTGTAGCGTATGGTCTGAGCCAAAAAGAGGCCGTTAAGGATTATCCATTTGGAGCTGATCCCCTGGTACTAAAGGTAGGGGGCAAGATGTTTGCTCTCCTGACTGCAAAAGATGGCATTAGCCACGTATCCCTGAAATGTGATCCGGTCATTGCAGAAAACCTGCGTCAGCAGAACAAGGCAATTAAGCCAGGCTATCATTTGAATAAAAAGCATTGGAATACGGTAGAGGTTGATAATAGCTTTCCGTTGGAGGATTTGTACAGCATGATCGACCATTCGTATGAGCTGGTCTTCAAAAGCTTAACCAAAGCGCAACGCGAAGCGATTACGATGAGGATACGGGCTACGGATCTGTAA
- the psiE gene encoding phosphate-starvation-inducible protein PsiE, with protein sequence MNALMKYIEKLPGFLQMILNISLFLVGLILSFLLLKETWAIFSYVFLSTEDDKNYYEFTEELLVFFLYFEFIALIVKYFKTNFHFPLRYFIYIGITAVIRLIIVDHDDAKNTFWWSIAILVMVGSLLIANSKLLKRES encoded by the coding sequence TTGAATGCATTAATGAAGTATATTGAAAAGTTACCTGGTTTTCTGCAAATGATCTTGAATATCTCGCTGTTTCTGGTCGGGCTGATTTTAAGCTTCTTACTTCTAAAAGAAACATGGGCCATATTTTCATATGTGTTCTTGTCTACAGAAGACGACAAAAATTACTATGAATTCACGGAAGAACTGCTTGTATTCTTTTTGTATTTTGAATTCATTGCATTAATCGTTAAGTACTTTAAAACCAATTTTCATTTTCCATTACGTTATTTCATCTATATTGGGATTACGGCCGTCATCAGGCTCATTATTGTGGACCATGATGATGCTAAAAATACATTCTGGTGGTCCATTGCTATCCTAGTCATGGTAGGTTCTCTATTGATTGCTAACAGTAAGTTGTTAAAGAGAGAAAGTTGA